Within the Chromobacterium paludis genome, the region CCGTTGCCGGCGGCGAGCGGCCTTTCGCTGGCTGGGGAGACGGCAGAGCCGGCGCCGGAGCGAGAGTTTCCCAAATGGGCGCTGGAAAACATCAGCCAGACCGGTTTGGGCGTGTCCTTGGACGTGCTGGGCAATGAATGGGTGGGCCTGGGCGGGCTGATCGGCTATCGCGAGTCCGGCACGGAAAACTGGTGCCTGGGCATTGTGCGGCGCATCCGGCGTACCAGCCGGGAGCGCATCTATCTTGGCATCGAGACCCTGACCACGCGCCCTTTGGCGGCATCGCTGCGGCCAACCGACGCCAGGTTGATTGATCCGACGCTGCCGCCGGACCAGGTATGGCTAGCCGGGCACATCAGCTTGTTCCTGCCCTACCGGCGCGGGGACAAGTTGATCAACGCGCTGATCCTGCCTGTGTCCTTGTATACGCTGGGCAAGCAGTACTACATGACGGCGCGCGGAAAGCATTTCCAGATCGCGCTGGGCAAGGTGTTGGAAAAGGGCAGCGACTGGTGCATGGCCGAAGTAGAGCTGGTGCAGGCCCTGGAGAAGCTGCCGGTGGTGTTGTAGCCCGGCAGGCAAGCATGAAAAAGCCGGCTAGAGCCGGCTTTTTCATGTCCGTCCAGGCGGCGCTTAGCGCGCCAGTTCCTTGAGGATGGCGTAGATCGGCGACAGCGCGGACTCGCCCAGGCGCAGGCTGCGCTGGCCGTTCCAGCCGAAGTCGTCGTCCGGCAGGTTATGGTTGTCCTTGAACGGCATTTCCAACGTGAAGGCGAGGCAGCCGAACTGTTCGCACACCCAGTTGGTGGCGAGGCCCATATTGGCTTTGCCCGCTTCGTTGCGCGGATAGCCGTGCTCGGTCTGGAAGTCCGGGCTGGCCAGCAGGAAGTGGTGGCGGAAGCTGTCTGCCTGCTGCTGCAGTTTTTCGTTCCACGAAGGCACGCCCTCGGTGCCGGCCAGGAAGACGTAGGGAATGTTCTCGTCGCCGTGGATGTCCAGGAACAGGTCCACGCCGGTCTCCAGCATCTTTTCGCGCACCACCAGCACTTCCGGGCTGGTTTCGGCGCTGGGATTGGACCATTCGCGGTTCAGGTTGGCGCCGGCGGCATTGGTGCGCAGATTGCCCAGCACCGAACCGTCCGGGTTCATATTCGGCACCACGTAAAAGGTGGCGCGGTCCAGCAGCGCGCGGCTGGTGGGGTCTTGCGGATCCAGCAGGCGGTTCAGCAGGCCTTCGACAAACCATTCGGCCATGGTCTCGCCCGGGTGCTGGCGCGCGGTGATCCATATCTTCAGATCCGACTCCACCTCGTGGCCTATGGTCAGCAGGTTCATGTCGCGGCCCTGCACGGTGGAGCCGAGGTCGGACACCTGGCACAGGCCGGAGCCTTGCGCCTGGCCGATCAGATTCAAGTGCTGCTCGTAGGAGTAGGGCTCGAAATAGGCGTAATAGATGCTGCCCGACAGCGGCACATGCTCAATGGTCATCACGCCGTCTTCGTAATGCGTCGGCACGCGGAACCAGTTGACGCGGTCGTAGGAGGCCATGGCCTGGTAGTCGATCCAGCCTTGCGGATAGGCGCAGTCGGCGGCATTGAGGAAGCGGAAGGTGCAGTGTTGATAGGCAGCGCCTTGCACGCGGAAGTAGAACCACTGCGCGAACTCGGCCGCGTTGTCGCGGCGGATGCGCAGTTGGATGTCGTCAAGGTTGTCGGCGGAGACGATCTCGATGCTGCCGGCGTCGAAGTTGCTGCTTATCTTCATGAGGGAAACCCGTGGTGCTTGCACAATCTCTATAAAGCGCGATTGTACCCCCGTAGCAGGGCGACGCGCATCCAAATAAACAAAAACCCCGCCTGGCTGGGCGGGGTTGCGTTTCGCGTCAGGCCATGCCTTAGACGGTGGCGCCGCGCTTGGCGGAGTTCTTCACCGCGTCGACGGTGGCGCTGGTGGCGGCCTTGACGCTGCTGTCGGTGAACTCGGCCACTTGCTGGGCGGCCTTGCTGAAAGTGTTGACGGCGGCGGCGGCGGCGGCCATGGAGGTCTTCACCGCGTTCAGCGTGGCGTCGGAGCCGGCCGGCGCGTTCTTGGCGAAGGATTCGATGGAGCTGATCAGCGATTTATTGAACAGGCCGACGCTTTCTTCGGCCAGCTTGCTCAATTCGCTTTGCGCGCCCGATACGACTTCGTACAGATTGCGGGAGTGGCTAACGGCCTTGTCGATGTTCTGAGTGGCCAGCTTGTTCAGATGGTTGACAGCCTCCTGCGTGTCCTTGAGTTCGGACAGTTGCTTGGCGGCCTTGGTGTGGTCTTCCAGGGCCTGCTTGGAGACGTCCAGCTGCAGCTTGACCAGGCGTTCGGCGCTGTCCAGAGCGATCTGGGCGAAGCGCAGGGTGGATTCGATGCCGGTCATCGACAGTTTGCTCAGCTGTTCATTGCTTAAGGACATGGTGTAAAACCTCCATTGCGTGGAAAATGGGGTCAAACGAGTGCCGGATAGGGCGGATTGTGCAATGCACAATGACGTGGAAATGTAGCACACGGTCCGGTGGCGTGGTAGTAGATTTGCTCTATTCTGTTGTATTTATGTTAGATTGCCAGCGCACAACACCACGACAATAAACCAGGAGCGTTAAATGAGTGTTGAGAAACGGGTCATCAAGAAGTACCCGAACCGTAGACTGTACGATACCGCCACCAGTTCCTACATTACTTTGGGCGACGTCAAACAGCTGGTTCTGGACAACGTGGACATTCAAGTGCTGGATGCCAAGACACAGGAAGACA harbors:
- a CDS encoding M14 family metallopeptidase, which produces MKISSNFDAGSIEIVSADNLDDIQLRIRRDNAAEFAQWFYFRVQGAAYQHCTFRFLNAADCAYPQGWIDYQAMASYDRVNWFRVPTHYEDGVMTIEHVPLSGSIYYAYFEPYSYEQHLNLIGQAQGSGLCQVSDLGSTVQGRDMNLLTIGHEVESDLKIWITARQHPGETMAEWFVEGLLNRLLDPQDPTSRALLDRATFYVVPNMNPDGSVLGNLRTNAAGANLNREWSNPSAETSPEVLVVREKMLETGVDLFLDIHGDENIPYVFLAGTEGVPSWNEKLQQQADSFRHHFLLASPDFQTEHGYPRNEAGKANMGLATNWVCEQFGCLAFTLEMPFKDNHNLPDDDFGWNGQRSLRLGESALSPIYAILKELAR
- a CDS encoding phasin family protein, encoding MSLSNEQLSKLSMTGIESTLRFAQIALDSAERLVKLQLDVSKQALEDHTKAAKQLSELKDTQEAVNHLNKLATQNIDKAVSHSRNLYEVVSGAQSELSKLAEESVGLFNKSLISSIESFAKNAPAGSDATLNAVKTSMAAAAAAVNTFSKAAQQVAEFTDSSVKAATSATVDAVKNSAKRGATV